In a single window of the Bacteroidia bacterium genome:
- a CDS encoding NAD(P)-dependent oxidoreductase, with translation MIIGSGLLAGAFSRYAQSENVLIFASGVSNSMLRETPAFEREFDLVKECVQKPFLFVYFSTTSVLDPEQALSPYVKHKKRIEEYIRSHAGRFLILRLPILVGKTNNPHTLINFLYDAIRSGRHFVLQANACRHLASVEDIAEIGEVLIEDKSVHNHIINICFDNQTKVTEIVRLLEELMNKKGDYALADTGGCVSVDNSYIRTDARFKSYFGRTDLNRTILTKYISGR, from the coding sequence ATGATCATAGGAAGTGGACTTTTAGCCGGAGCTTTCAGCAGATACGCCCAAAGTGAAAATGTGCTGATTTTTGCGTCCGGTGTATCGAATTCCATGCTCAGGGAGACCCCGGCTTTCGAGCGGGAATTCGATCTGGTGAAAGAATGCGTTCAAAAACCTTTCCTCTTCGTATATTTCAGCACAACCAGTGTACTTGATCCGGAACAGGCATTGTCTCCCTACGTGAAGCATAAAAAAAGAATTGAAGAATATATTCGTTCTCACGCCGGGCGGTTCCTGATCCTGCGACTGCCTATACTTGTGGGGAAAACAAACAATCCGCATACGCTTATTAATTTTTTATACGATGCGATCCGGAGCGGCAGACATTTCGTTCTCCAGGCAAATGCGTGCCGCCACCTGGCGTCGGTTGAGGATATTGCGGAAATTGGGGAGGTACTAATCGAAGACAAATCGGTACATAATCATATCATCAACATTTGTTTTGATAACCAGACTAAGGTTACAGAGATCGTACGCCTGCTGGAGGAACTCATGAACAAAAAGGGCGATTATGCGCTGGCAGATACCGGCGGCTGTGTGAGTGTTGATAATTCTTATATCCGTACCGATGCACGATTCAAGTCCTATTTCGGGAGAACGGACCTGAACAGAACGATTTTAACTAAATACATAAGCGGCAGATGA
- a CDS encoding glycosyltransferase family 4 protein, producing MRRVLILTYYWPPAGGAGVQRWLKFSKYLPEFGWDPVIYTSKDAEYPATDLSLQKDVRPETLVLRTKPWEPYDLYKRMTGRKKSEKVSAGFISEGKKPGPMQKLAVWIRGNYFIPDARRFWIKPSIEFLSDWLQKNKVDAIISTGPPHSMHLIALGLKRKFGIPWIADFRDPWTNIDFYDQLMLSAAADARHRRLEQEVLQHADKIVTVSRHWAGDFRKLSNRSVEVIANGYDEEDFNVSCPEVKKEFAFHHIGALNKDRNPVVFWKALAEVLKVEPELKHHLKIRLVGKTDYSVFESLKGEGLWDFVERIDYLPHSEIVPFLMSSPVLLLPLNDTPNVLGIIPGKLFEYLAAKRPVVCIGNPDGDSAEIIRECLAGSVHDFKDLEGMIAMVQKYFSEYKSGVLSMRMSNDISRFSRRNGAKAFAMVLEKL from the coding sequence ATGCGACGTGTTCTCATACTTACTTATTACTGGCCGCCTGCAGGAGGGGCCGGCGTACAACGCTGGCTGAAGTTTTCCAAGTATCTTCCTGAATTTGGATGGGATCCGGTAATTTATACATCTAAGGATGCGGAGTATCCGGCAACTGACTTGTCTCTGCAGAAGGACGTAAGACCGGAAACCCTGGTCTTGAGAACAAAACCCTGGGAACCCTACGACCTTTATAAACGGATGACAGGGCGGAAGAAAAGTGAAAAAGTGAGTGCCGGTTTCATTTCCGAAGGAAAAAAGCCGGGCCCGATGCAGAAGCTGGCCGTTTGGATAAGAGGGAATTATTTCATCCCTGACGCAAGAAGATTTTGGATAAAACCATCTATTGAGTTTCTTTCAGATTGGCTGCAAAAGAACAAAGTGGATGCAATAATCTCCACAGGACCACCCCATAGTATGCACCTTATTGCCCTGGGATTAAAGAGAAAATTTGGCATTCCCTGGATCGCTGATTTCCGGGATCCCTGGACAAATATTGATTTCTATGATCAGCTGATGCTGAGTGCTGCGGCTGATGCCAGGCACCGCCGGTTAGAACAGGAAGTATTGCAGCATGCAGATAAAATCGTTACAGTGAGCCGGCATTGGGCCGGTGATTTCAGGAAATTATCCAACAGATCGGTTGAAGTGATCGCCAATGGATATGATGAGGAGGATTTCAATGTCTCATGCCCTGAAGTAAAAAAGGAATTTGCGTTTCATCACATTGGTGCCTTGAATAAAGACCGGAATCCTGTTGTTTTCTGGAAGGCTCTTGCAGAAGTGTTAAAAGTTGAGCCGGAGCTGAAGCATCATCTGAAGATTCGCCTGGTTGGAAAAACTGATTACAGTGTTTTTGAATCACTAAAAGGGGAGGGCCTGTGGGATTTTGTGGAGCGAATAGATTACCTGCCACACTCAGAGATTGTCCCTTTTTTGATGTCAAGTCCTGTGCTTCTTCTTCCACTGAATGACACTCCCAATGTTCTCGGAATTATTCCGGGTAAATTGTTCGAATACCTCGCCGCAAAGCGCCCTGTTGTTTGCATCGGAAATCCGGACGGTGACTCAGCGGAGATTATCCGTGAGTGCCTTGCCGGATCCGTTCATGATTTCAAGGACTTAGAGGGGATGATCGCTATGGTACAGAAGTATTTCAGTGAATATAAGTCAGGAGTTCTGAGCATGCGAATGTCCAATGATATTTCCCGGTTCTCGAGAAGAAACGGGGCGAAAGCCTTCGCCATGGTTCTGGAGAAGCTGTAA
- a CDS encoding class I SAM-dependent methyltransferase, protein MSLFKKGIVRFLESRGYTLTKREGSDPDGLPADIAEPAFRNFFKKCTALTYTRPDALYALYSATQYVCRNNIPGDMVECGVWKGGSAMMMALVLLQEGQSHRKLWLYDTYEGMSEPTARDVDFRGADAGALLDSQEKGAEKNVWCYSPMEEVKTNLISTGYPEENLVFVKGKVEDTIPAQRPSGISLLRLDTDWYESTAHEMKHLYPLLAKSGILLLDDYGHWKGAREAVDEYFRKEGVYPLLSRVNYTVRMHQKMS, encoded by the coding sequence ATGAGTCTATTTAAAAAGGGCATAGTAAGGTTCCTTGAATCGCGTGGTTACACACTTACGAAGCGGGAGGGGTCAGATCCGGACGGTTTGCCGGCGGACATTGCAGAACCGGCATTCAGAAATTTTTTTAAAAAATGCACTGCGCTGACGTATACAAGACCGGATGCACTCTATGCGCTTTATTCAGCAACACAGTATGTTTGCCGGAACAATATCCCCGGGGATATGGTGGAATGCGGTGTATGGAAGGGAGGAAGCGCCATGATGATGGCACTTGTACTCCTGCAGGAAGGACAGTCGCACCGCAAACTCTGGCTGTATGACACCTATGAAGGCATGTCGGAACCCACAGCCAGAGATGTTGACTTTCGTGGAGCGGATGCGGGAGCTTTACTGGATTCACAGGAGAAAGGGGCAGAAAAGAATGTATGGTGCTATAGTCCGATGGAGGAGGTTAAAACGAATTTGATTTCTACAGGATATCCGGAGGAGAATCTGGTCTTTGTAAAGGGTAAAGTAGAAGATACTATTCCGGCGCAGAGGCCTTCAGGTATTTCTCTTCTCAGGCTGGATACGGATTGGTATGAGTCCACGGCGCATGAAATGAAACACCTGTATCCCCTTCTTGCAAAAAGCGGAATTCTTCTGCTCGACGATTACGGACACTGGAAGGGTGCGAGAGAGGCAGTGGATGAGTATTTCCGGAAAGAGGGAGTGTATCCTTTGCTTTCCCGGGTGAATTACACTGTAAGAATGCACCAGAAGATGAGTTAG
- a CDS encoding FkbM family methyltransferase — protein MIKRGLYGLLGPARYLRVVSKTFFFLLKHGWLKGQPAFFNHYLVDHLVSEGDHVIDIGANLGYYTVLFSDRVGSSGKVWAVEPVALFREVLLRNVGFRTNVEILPFALGEESGREIEMGIPSGHRNFRHGLTHVLKEGEKDGQTMVFKATMKHPMDLFGSLQRLDFIKCDVEGYEEHIIPLLTDVLRKFHPVVQLETSGTNRTKMIGFFQELGYRVFGSKQDCLHPLMQGEATHYEGDLIFMHPDRSSRFKNIIRV, from the coding sequence ATGATCAAGCGCGGCCTTTATGGTCTGTTGGGTCCCGCCCGTTACCTGCGCGTGGTCAGCAAAACGTTCTTCTTTCTGTTGAAACACGGATGGCTAAAAGGGCAGCCCGCGTTTTTTAATCATTATCTTGTGGATCATCTGGTATCGGAAGGGGATCATGTGATTGACATAGGGGCGAATCTGGGGTATTATACCGTGTTGTTCTCTGATCGTGTGGGAAGCTCCGGTAAGGTTTGGGCGGTGGAGCCTGTGGCACTGTTCCGCGAGGTACTCTTGAGAAATGTGGGTTTCCGCACGAATGTGGAAATTCTTCCCTTCGCCCTCGGCGAGGAATCAGGCAGGGAAATCGAAATGGGTATTCCTTCCGGACACCGGAATTTCCGGCACGGACTAACGCATGTTCTGAAGGAAGGTGAAAAGGATGGGCAAACAATGGTTTTTAAAGCTACGATGAAACACCCAATGGATCTGTTCGGATCGCTTCAGCGGCTGGATTTTATTAAATGTGATGTGGAAGGCTACGAGGAGCATATTATCCCCCTCCTTACCGACGTGCTTCGCAAATTCCATCCGGTGGTACAGCTTGAAACTTCCGGAACGAACCGCACAAAGATGATCGGTTTTTTTCAGGAATTGGGTTACAGGGTGTTTGGCTCAAAGCAGGATTGTCTGCACCCGCTCATGCAGGGCGAGGCCACCCATTATGAGGGAGACCTGATCTTCATGCACCCTGACCGCTCATCCCGCTTTAAAAATATCATTCGGGTCTGA
- the carB gene encoding carbamoyl-phosphate synthase large subunit: MPKDTSINSVLIIGSGPIIIGQACEFDYSGSQAARSLKEEGIEVTLINSNPATIMTDKVTADNIYLKPLTRKSIIEILEKHRIDAVLPTMGGQTALNLAIDCEKAGVWKKYGVKMVGVNTDAIHTTEDREKFRLRMLELGAGVCKGRTASSFLEGKEIAQEIGFPLVIRPSFTLGGTGGGFVNRKEDFDAALTRGLHASPIHEVLVEQSVMGWKEYELELLRDNLGNVIIICSIENFDPMGIHTGDSVTVAPAMTLSDTCYQKMRDLAIRCMNGIGHFAGGCNIQFSVNPQNEDEIIVIEINPRVSRSSALASKATGYPIAKISAKLAIGYNLDELKNQITGSTSAFFEPTLDYVIVKVPRWNFDKFKGADRHLGLQMKSVGEAMGIGRSFQEALQKACQSLEIKRNGLGADGKESAKQEAVLESLANPSWNRLFHIYDAFKIGISQKTIHKLTKIDPWFLNQIEELVMLEREIEKHNLENIPRQLMLEAKKKGYADRQIAHLLRCLESQVHKRRKEMEINRVYKLVDTCAAEFEARTPYYYSTFEDENESVASSKKKVVVLGSGPNRIGQGIEFDYSCVHGVLAAKECGYETIMINCNPETVSTDFDIADKLYFEPVFWEHIYDIIQHEKPEGVIVQLGGQTALKLAEKLDKYGIKIIGTSFKSLDLAEDRGSFSSLLRDLEIPYPKFGVIEDADQAVSLSRELGFPLLVRPSYVLGGQSMKIVINEQELEQHVVNLLRDIPGNKVLLDHFLEKAIEAEADAICDGDNSYIIGIMEHIEPAGIHSGDSNAVLPPFDLSAKVIKQIEDYTQKIARAMQVKGLINIQFAVKDEVVYVIEANPRASRTVPFIAKAYDEPYVNYATKLMLGAKKLSDFKFNPKKHGYAIKVPVFSFDKFQDVNKELGPEMKSTGEAIYFIDDLNDEFFQKVYGERNLYLSR; encoded by the coding sequence ATGCCAAAGGATACATCCATCAACTCCGTCCTGATTATCGGGTCAGGTCCTATTATTATCGGCCAGGCTTGCGAATTTGATTATTCGGGAAGTCAGGCCGCCCGTTCATTGAAGGAAGAGGGCATTGAGGTGACCCTCATCAACTCCAATCCGGCCACTATCATGACAGATAAAGTCACGGCGGATAATATTTATCTCAAACCACTCACACGGAAATCAATTATTGAGATCCTGGAGAAGCATAGGATCGACGCAGTGCTTCCTACCATGGGAGGGCAAACGGCACTGAATCTGGCCATCGACTGCGAAAAGGCAGGTGTGTGGAAGAAATACGGAGTGAAAATGGTGGGAGTGAATACGGATGCTATTCATACAACGGAGGACAGGGAAAAATTTCGTCTGCGGATGCTGGAACTTGGCGCGGGTGTTTGCAAGGGGCGTACTGCATCTTCTTTTCTGGAAGGCAAAGAGATTGCCCAGGAGATCGGTTTCCCTCTGGTGATTCGGCCCAGTTTTACGCTGGGTGGAACAGGTGGGGGTTTTGTAAACAGGAAGGAAGATTTTGATGCCGCGCTAACGCGGGGGCTGCATGCATCTCCCATCCACGAGGTGCTTGTGGAGCAAAGTGTAATGGGATGGAAAGAGTATGAGCTGGAACTGCTGAGGGATAACCTGGGTAATGTGATTATTATTTGTTCCATCGAGAATTTTGATCCCATGGGGATTCACACGGGTGACAGTGTAACCGTTGCGCCGGCGATGACTCTTAGCGATACGTGTTACCAGAAAATGCGTGATCTCGCCATCCGGTGCATGAATGGAATTGGGCACTTCGCCGGGGGCTGCAATATTCAGTTTTCGGTCAATCCACAAAATGAGGATGAAATAATTGTTATTGAAATCAATCCGCGGGTATCGCGTTCTTCTGCCCTGGCATCAAAGGCTACCGGTTATCCCATCGCGAAGATCTCGGCAAAACTGGCGATTGGATATAATCTGGACGAGTTGAAGAACCAGATTACCGGATCTACTTCCGCGTTTTTCGAACCAACGCTGGATTATGTAATTGTGAAAGTCCCGCGCTGGAATTTTGATAAGTTCAAAGGAGCTGACCGGCACCTCGGATTGCAAATGAAGTCCGTCGGTGAAGCAATGGGGATCGGGCGGAGCTTCCAGGAGGCCCTGCAGAAGGCTTGCCAGAGCCTGGAGATTAAACGAAACGGTCTTGGTGCAGATGGAAAGGAGAGCGCAAAGCAAGAGGCTGTTCTGGAGAGCCTGGCCAACCCAAGCTGGAACAGACTGTTCCACATTTATGATGCATTTAAAATCGGTATCTCCCAGAAAACGATTCATAAACTGACCAAAATAGATCCCTGGTTCCTTAATCAGATAGAGGAATTGGTAATGCTGGAGAGAGAAATCGAAAAGCATAATCTGGAGAATATTCCCAGACAGCTAATGCTGGAGGCAAAGAAGAAAGGATATGCCGACCGGCAGATCGCGCATTTGCTTCGTTGCCTTGAAAGTCAGGTGCACAAGCGCAGAAAGGAGATGGAGATCAACCGTGTTTATAAACTGGTGGATACCTGCGCGGCAGAGTTCGAAGCGCGTACTCCTTACTACTATTCCACTTTTGAGGACGAAAACGAGTCCGTTGCCTCTTCGAAAAAAAAGGTTGTTGTACTCGGATCAGGACCCAACAGAATCGGGCAAGGCATTGAGTTCGATTATTCGTGTGTGCACGGGGTGCTGGCGGCTAAAGAATGCGGCTATGAAACTATCATGATCAACTGCAATCCGGAGACGGTTTCTACTGATTTCGATATTGCGGACAAACTTTACTTTGAACCGGTTTTCTGGGAACACATTTACGACATCATTCAGCATGAGAAACCGGAAGGTGTGATTGTTCAACTCGGCGGACAAACGGCCTTGAAACTGGCCGAAAAGCTGGACAAATACGGGATCAAAATCATTGGAACCAGTTTCAAATCTCTGGACCTCGCCGAGGACCGTGGGAGCTTTTCCTCTCTGTTGCGTGACCTTGAAATACCTTACCCTAAGTTCGGAGTAATCGAAGATGCGGATCAGGCGGTGAGCTTATCGAGGGAACTGGGATTTCCACTGCTTGTGCGACCAAGCTATGTGTTGGGAGGACAAAGCATGAAGATCGTTATCAACGAACAGGAGCTGGAACAGCATGTGGTGAACCTTCTGCGCGATATCCCCGGCAATAAGGTACTCCTGGATCATTTCCTTGAAAAAGCAATTGAAGCAGAGGCGGATGCCATCTGCGATGGCGACAATTCATACATCATCGGAATCATGGAGCACATCGAGCCGGCTGGCATACACAGCGGAGATTCCAATGCAGTTTTACCCCCTTTTGATCTGAGTGCGAAAGTGATTAAGCAAATAGAAGATTACACACAAAAAATTGCCCGGGCTATGCAGGTGAAAGGACTGATCAATATTCAGTTTGCAGTCAAAGATGAAGTGGTCTATGTGATTGAAGCGAATCCGCGTGCCTCCCGAACAGTTCCCTTTATCGCCAAAGCATACGATGAGCCTTATGTGAATTATGCCACGAAGCTCATGCTGGGAGCTAAAAAGCTGAGTGACTTTAAATTTAATCCCAAAAAGCACGGTTACGCCATCAAGGTGCCGGTTTTCAGCTTTGATAAATTCCAGGATGTGAACAAAGAGCTGGGACCGGAGATGAAATCTACCGGTGAGGCTATCTATTTTATCGATGACCTCAACGATGAATTTTTCCAGAAGGTTTATGGGGAAAGGAATTTATATCTGAGCAGATAA
- a CDS encoding class I SAM-dependent methyltransferase, whose amino-acid sequence MQRRKLVGPFLKYLFTRPSVILKALYHGISSADRKDYVTKRYGMENGLKEISLTDLFPGFRQEVHHFTHLYGTSLPIDMALLKQLASGFRDCAYLEIGTWRGESISNVAEVAKECWSLSLSDKEMHSIGWGEPFTKVQRFFSRDLPNVKHVEGNSMTFDFNSLNRKFDLIFVDGDHRYEAVRNDTEKVFRLLKDDTSIIVWHDYAIQYEHIDWNVFAGILDGAPAEKRNNIYHVSNTLCAIYINRPVKSFSRVYPAVPDKEFTITIQASMLNQS is encoded by the coding sequence ATGCAAAGAAGGAAGCTTGTTGGTCCATTTCTAAAGTACCTGTTCACCCGCCCGTCTGTGATCCTGAAGGCTTTGTACCACGGGATCTCCTCGGCGGACCGTAAAGACTATGTAACAAAAAGATACGGAATGGAAAATGGGCTGAAGGAGATCAGCCTGACTGATTTGTTTCCCGGATTCCGGCAAGAGGTGCATCATTTCACCCACCTCTACGGCACCTCTCTGCCCATTGATATGGCCCTGTTGAAGCAACTCGCTTCCGGATTCAGAGACTGCGCGTACCTTGAGATCGGTACCTGGAGGGGAGAAAGTATCTCAAATGTAGCGGAGGTGGCTAAAGAGTGCTGGTCCCTGAGTCTTTCCGACAAAGAAATGCATTCCATTGGCTGGGGTGAACCATTCACGAAAGTGCAGCGTTTTTTTTCCAGAGATCTTCCCAATGTAAAGCATGTGGAGGGAAATTCAATGACTTTCGATTTTAATTCGCTCAACAGGAAATTCGATCTCATTTTTGTAGATGGTGATCACCGGTATGAAGCGGTCAGGAACGATACTGAAAAAGTTTTTAGGTTGCTTAAAGATGATACTTCAATCATCGTCTGGCATGATTATGCGATTCAGTATGAGCATATTGACTGGAATGTTTTTGCAGGTATACTGGATGGGGCACCGGCAGAGAAAAGAAACAACATTTACCACGTCTCCAATACGCTTTGTGCTATTTATATTAATCGCCCTGTAAAGTCATTCTCCCGCGTTTACCCGGCTGTTCCTGATAAAGAATTTACGATTACTATTCAGGCATCAATGCTGAATCAATCATGA
- a CDS encoding glycosyltransferase family 4 protein: MIIWSGFPVKVILLFSHPPIPLKNRLIYIFPISISFIRNDRVLLEKHFEIIPFSFQPVVKFLTPFVLVHQFFFLLCNIRKTDALVCWFAGYHSYFPSLIGKWFKKPVLIIAGGADCVNFPGIHYGNFQNAGMRAFTRASYRKVSHIAPVHEWLIQNHYTYDPQVPSGQGYELVYPGATTAHTVIKFGYDGDKFKPCGERQPNSFLTVSQMNASNFYRKGIDLYFSMARKFPHCTFTLVGNKEGMNYPGLPENVKILPFVEYDKLPEVYSSHEFYYQVSMCEGFPSAPCEAMLCGCIPIVSNVAALPEIAGDTGFILTHRDEQELEKLFHKALASDKISLSKKARERILHLYPPSERQKLITLIKDLIRI; encoded by the coding sequence ATGATCATTTGGTCTGGATTCCCTGTAAAAGTAATACTTTTGTTCTCTCACCCTCCTATCCCATTGAAGAATAGGCTGATATATATCTTTCCCATTTCCATCTCCTTTATCAGGAATGATCGCGTTTTGCTGGAGAAGCATTTTGAAATAATACCCTTCTCCTTTCAGCCGGTGGTCAAGTTCCTGACTCCGTTTGTACTGGTTCATCAATTCTTCTTTCTGCTTTGCAATATCAGGAAAACGGATGCTTTGGTATGCTGGTTTGCCGGGTATCATAGCTACTTTCCCTCCCTTATTGGAAAGTGGTTCAAAAAGCCTGTACTGATTATTGCCGGCGGAGCGGACTGCGTTAATTTTCCCGGCATTCATTACGGTAATTTTCAAAATGCCGGGATGCGTGCATTTACACGGGCTTCTTATCGCAAAGTTTCACACATCGCACCCGTTCATGAATGGCTGATACAAAATCACTACACCTACGATCCACAGGTACCATCCGGACAAGGGTATGAATTGGTGTATCCCGGCGCCACCACAGCACATACAGTAATAAAGTTCGGGTACGACGGCGATAAATTCAAGCCCTGCGGTGAACGGCAACCCAACTCTTTTCTTACTGTTTCCCAAATGAATGCCAGTAACTTTTACCGAAAGGGCATTGATCTCTATTTCTCCATGGCACGGAAATTTCCGCACTGTACCTTTACCCTGGTGGGAAATAAAGAGGGAATGAATTATCCCGGATTACCGGAAAATGTAAAAATTCTTCCATTTGTTGAATACGATAAATTACCGGAAGTATATTCGTCTCACGAATTCTACTACCAGGTTTCCATGTGTGAAGGATTTCCGAGTGCTCCCTGCGAGGCTATGCTTTGCGGATGCATTCCTATTGTCTCGAACGTAGCCGCATTACCCGAGATTGCAGGTGATACCGGCTTTATATTAACCCACCGGGACGAGCAGGAACTGGAAAAACTTTTCCATAAAGCACTTGCATCGGATAAAATCTCTTTGAGTAAAAAGGCCCGGGAACGGATTCTGCATCTATATCCTCCATCCGAACGCCAGAAACTGATCACGCTGATAAAAGACCTTATCAGGATCTAA
- a CDS encoding gliding motility-associated C-terminal domain-containing protein, giving the protein MLRRIAIAVFLISSVLYGQQNNVWVFGDMAGMDFNGGNPVPITSSMNNVLEATASVCDNQGNLLFYTDGTTVWDATNAVMPNGNGLLGGSSSTQVLIVKKPLDCSKYYIFHVADHSGTGDLRYTVVDMCLNGGSGDVVIAQKNILVHQPCGEKITAVLHSNGTDIWIITHELNSNAFKTFLLSSSGLGPAVTSNVGGFHANNHMIGPIKASHNGQKLAVANTFGPLFELFDFNSTTGQVTNMVNLLPLASLYSNTVYGIDFSPNDDELYFSTVWTGNFVVQIDLPTQTTTQLATLPGWNVYLYGMIQSAPDGRLYVANNGASNLDVINNPNTVGVGCNYVANGFALNGGTTCRSGLPNFVPFSMTQQVGNFINIGNDTIAPCPLTPFNISAGNVCNSTYQWSTGATTASVTVSTGGTYWVIVNNVCGSDTDSIVVTVSGQPMVSVSTTTPDVCPNVAAILNASGAASYVWSPASSLSATTGTSVAATPLSTTTYTVIGTDVCGTDTAYITITVHPPAQITASGDTAICPGLTVPLSGGGGAGFVWTPAASLSAATGQNVIAAPTVTTTYTVVGTDMNGCTGTGTVTVVINPVPAITATGNPNLCLGDSTALTAVGGQNYSWNPASTLSSNTGANVMAFPTTTTTYTVTGANSYGCIDTGLVTLTVITASQAVFTSAGVPCESAVLFTNESGNVISQLWVFGDGDSSGTQNPVHGYPAFGTYLVTLIVNPYTACADTARSMVDFDLIEASSVYVPNAFTPNGDAFNETWKVEGPVGCFYEKLQIFDRWGHVIWETDDPGSKAWDGRMESGELVQEGVYIWRLQRTGGKKKMKARLGTVTVIR; this is encoded by the coding sequence ATGTTACGTCGAATAGCGATAGCGGTGTTCCTTATTTCTTCGGTTCTGTACGGACAGCAGAACAATGTGTGGGTGTTCGGCGATATGGCCGGAATGGATTTTAATGGAGGAAATCCTGTACCGATAACATCATCCATGAATAATGTGCTGGAAGCAACAGCAAGTGTTTGTGATAACCAGGGGAATCTTCTTTTCTATACTGATGGTACAACCGTTTGGGATGCAACGAATGCCGTGATGCCAAACGGGAACGGACTTTTGGGCGGATCCTCTTCTACCCAGGTCCTGATCGTTAAGAAACCGCTGGACTGTTCGAAGTATTACATTTTCCACGTGGCAGATCATTCCGGCACAGGTGATCTTCGCTATACTGTGGTGGATATGTGCCTTAACGGAGGAAGCGGAGATGTTGTTATAGCACAAAAAAACATTCTTGTTCACCAGCCTTGCGGTGAAAAGATAACGGCCGTTCTTCATTCAAACGGAACTGACATCTGGATTATTACGCATGAGTTGAATTCCAACGCTTTCAAAACTTTTCTGCTCTCCTCTTCCGGACTGGGCCCTGCTGTTACTTCGAATGTGGGCGGTTTTCATGCCAATAACCATATGATAGGTCCCATCAAAGCATCCCATAATGGTCAGAAACTGGCAGTGGCAAATACATTTGGGCCACTGTTTGAACTATTTGATTTTAACAGCACAACAGGTCAGGTAACCAATATGGTAAACCTGTTGCCTCTTGCAAGCCTTTACAGCAATACGGTTTACGGAATAGATTTCTCACCCAATGATGATGAATTGTATTTCTCAACTGTCTGGACCGGCAATTTTGTTGTGCAGATTGATCTTCCCACACAAACAACTACTCAGCTGGCCACCCTTCCGGGATGGAATGTGTATCTGTACGGAATGATCCAGTCGGCTCCCGATGGCCGCCTTTACGTGGCCAATAACGGCGCGTCTAACCTGGATGTAATTAACAATCCGAATACGGTAGGAGTGGGATGTAATTATGTGGCGAATGGATTTGCTCTCAACGGGGGAACAACCTGCCGCTCGGGGCTTCCCAACTTTGTACCCTTCAGTATGACCCAGCAGGTGGGTAATTTTATAAATATTGGGAATGATACCATTGCACCTTGTCCCCTTACTCCCTTTAATATATCCGCAGGAAATGTCTGCAATTCTACTTACCAGTGGAGTACGGGTGCAACTACGGCGTCCGTTACCGTTAGTACAGGAGGCACTTACTGGGTGATCGTGAACAATGTGTGCGGCAGTGATACCGATTCCATAGTGGTAACAGTATCCGGCCAACCGATGGTGTCTGTTTCCACTACCACTCCTGACGTATGCCCGAATGTGGCCGCCATTCTAAACGCCAGCGGTGCCGCCAGCTATGTGTGGAGTCCGGCCAGCAGTTTGAGTGCCACTACCGGAACTTCTGTTGCAGCCACTCCGCTCAGCACCACCACGTATACGGTGATAGGAACGGATGTGTGCGGCACCGATACTGCATACATCACAATAACAGTTCATCCGCCGGCTCAAATCACTGCGTCGGGCGATACGGCCATTTGTCCGGGACTTACGGTACCCCTGAGCGGAGGAGGAGGTGCCGGATTTGTATGGACACCCGCTGCCTCCCTCAGTGCCGCTACTGGACAAAACGTGATTGCAGCTCCCACAGTTACTACTACCTATACAGTGGTGGGAACAGATATGAACGGATGCACGGGAACAGGCACTGTTACCGTGGTGATTAATCCCGTTCCTGCAATAACAGCAACCGGAAATCCTAACCTTTGCCTGGGCGACAGTACGGCACTCACAGCCGTAGGCGGACAGAATTATTCTTGGAATCCTGCCAGTACACTTTCGTCGAATACCGGGGCCAATGTGATGGCCTTTCCAACAACAACTACTACCTATACCGTTACCGGTGCCAACAGTTACGGGTGTATTGATACCGGTCTCGTCACGCTTACGGTGATTACTGCATCCCAGGCTGTATTCACTTCGGCAGGCGTACCCTGCGAATCTGCTGTATTGTTTACCAACGAATCCGGAAATGTGATCAGTCAGTTATGGGTGTTCGGCGATGGAGATTCCAGCGGAACTCAGAACCCGGTCCACGGATACCCGGCCTTCGGAACTTACCTGGTGACCCTGATTGTTAATCCCTATACTGCCTGTGCGGATACCGCAAGATCTATGGTGGATTTCGACCTGATCGAAGCTTCCAGTGTGTATGTGCCCAATGCCTTCACCCCTAACGGCGATGCCTTCAATGAGACCTGGAAGGTGGAAGGACCGGTAGGTTGCTTTTATGAAAAGCTGCAGATTTTTGATCGCTGGGGTCATGTGATTTGGGAAACCGACGATCCGGGCAGCAAGGCATGGGACGGACGTATGGAAAGCGGTGAACTGGTTCAGGAAGGAGTGTATATTTGGCGCCTCCAACGTACGGGAGGAAAGAAGAAAATGAAAGCCCGGCTGGGCACGGTAACGGTTATCCGATGA